GCGCGATGCAAAGCCAGATGTCCGATCTTTCCGTCGCGCTCATCCTTGCGCTCGATTTCTCGCAGGAACGCTACTCGCTCTTCGTGCGACTTTTCCTGACACTCGGCCGTACCTTTCTCGACCCACTCGGCCCAGATCTTGCTACGCTGCTCCACGGGCGCCGAGAAATCGAACCGATCGGTGTCTTCCCTCAGTTCCTTGCTAGCGAGTTCTGTGATACATGCCGCGCGTATGTACTCCTCGTCATTCCATTTGCCACTTGCCTCCCAGGCTTCCATCTCCCTGATTCTGGTGTCGAGCTCGGCTTCAGCAAGACTCCCCAACTCCAGGACCTGCTTCTTATAGGTTTCCGCCCAACTTCGGTCCAACGGCATGGCCAACGCCAAGGTCGCTGATTTTTGTGCCTGGAAGGATGCCAGTCTCGATCGCTTCGCTCCAGTCTCACCCTCCAGCGCTTTCCCTCCGGCGTTCTCGTCTCGGAGCTCCTGGATCATTTCGCGGACCTTGCCGTCAGACATCGCCTGCGCCCTGATCTCCATCTGCGGATAAAGTTCGTCGTAGCGTTTGTCCCATTCTTCGTCATCGTATACGCCCTCTTCTTCCAGTCGCTGCTGCGTCAGTCGGTCGGCGACCACGAGGCGCTGAATCTTGATGTCATCGGTGTTTCCGGTCAGTGACGCGTAAACGATCAAACCGAAGATCAGTGCCTTCGCCAGAACGATGCCTCCCGTTGACATCGCCGCCGCAATGAGACCGCCGATGGGACTCTCCTTGCCCCAACCCTTCAGCATCCCCAAGCCGCATGCCAGACCGACCGCCCAGGCCAGCAGTCCGAACTCCGACAAAGTTGCCTTGGCGATAGTGAACCAGATTAACGCCGAGACCAGCGCGGCAACGCCGGACAATGTCACCCCAAGGGCAAATCGCCCTCGCTCAGACATCGCCTTGGCCACCTTGACCTGTCGTGCGGAAGCGGCGCGGACCGTCTTGCCGGTTGCGCTGTTATACCCGCAGTTCATGCAGGCCTTGGCACCGGGGGCGAGTGCCTGGCCGCACTTCACGCACAGCGCAGCGGGAGTAGAACCGCCGACGGCCGGAGCCTGCCTCTCCATCTGGGCAAGATCGTCGAGCAGCGAATCGGCGTCGCTTCCGCTCGACGCTTCCACGGAGGCGGGGGCCGCGGGCTTCGGCTTGGGGGGCAGCTTGACGTTGGCATTCAGCGATGGAGCCTGGGCCATTTCACCGGCCTGAATAGTGAAAACGACGCCGCACTTGGGGCACTTGGCTTTCTTCCCCACGGCACTCGTGGGCACGCGGAATCGGGCACCACATGCGCACGAGGTATCCATTCGGTCGGTTGGCGCAGCAGACATGTTGAGGCCTCCGAATTCTTAGCAGTTTGAATCGGAAGGCATCCTAACAATTGGCATACCACAAGGTCAATGCGAAATATAGTCCTTCTCTTCGATGCGGCGCCGGTTCCAGCGCCCATTGGGGGAGTTGGCGTAACTACTGAGGCGTATGCTGTTCCGGAGACTATGACACGCCTTTCGGTACATCGGCGCGACCGGCGGACAGCCGAAGGAGTTGCGATTCCCTCAGTCACCCCACCAGCGGTCCATTGACCGCCACTTCAGAACCCATCAATACCCGGAGAAAGGGTAATGCGCCGGCTAATCGGGGAACGACAGCGCGTCGGCGGCCGCAGGATGTGAAATCTGGGCAATCTGCTGGGCGCGGGCAAGCTCCGGCAGGAGCCAGCGATGGGCTTCCCTGGAAGACTGGGCCATCCGAATCGGACGGGCCGGCACCCCGACCACCGTGGACATCGGCGCGACATCCTCCACAACGACCGCGCCGGCGCCGATGATCGCCTCATAGCCCACCCGGACGCTCTGAATCACCGTCGCCCCGATTCCTACGAATGCGCCGGACTCCACGGTTACGCGGCCGGCAAGTCGAGCTCCGGGGCAGATGTGCGTGGCCGTGCCAATGAGCGATTCGTGATCGACGATGCAGCCCGTGTTGAGAATGGCGGAGTCGCCGATCTGGCAGTGCGCGCAGACCAGTGCGCCGGCTGCGACAACGATGTTACGTCCCAGGCTGACGTTGCGGGCGAGGTTGGCTGACGGATGAATGGCGTTGATCAGCGTGAGCCCCAGGCTCTCGGCACGATCGGCCAGTTCGCGGCGAGCGCCGTTGTCGCCGATGGCAACGATGGCGCACTCGAGGCCGTGGTTCTCGCGGAGATGGTCAAGCTGATCGGGTCGGCCGAGAACGGGCAACCCGTCGATGCGCCGCCCCTCCAGGCGCGGATTGGAATCCACGAAGCCGACGACTTCGAACGTCCCCATGTTGGCGAGGATGTCGAGCACAACGCGTCCGTGGCCGCCGGCACCGAATATGACGCACCGGGGCTTGCTCGATGCCTGGACGGTCGGACCTGTTGCTGAATTGGACATTGAACGTTTCGGCAATGCCGGGATCGTCACGTTCCGAAATCAGGCGCCCGGCGATCGCCCGACTCAGCGATTGCTCAATCTTGTATATCGGTCCGAGGCCGACCAGGCTCGATAGAGATCGGCAAATTCTGCCGATGGCAGGTAGAGGAGGCCCGGCCGACCGGCAGAGTCCAGATGACGCCCGGAGCGTTCTCCCAAGACAGGGCCTGCCCCGACTCGACGGGCTTGAGGGCGATGTCGATGAACGAGTGGGCAGACCGGCTCGGGAGGGTGTTCCCCGACGCCGGGCGCGCGTTTCCCTTTTGACCGGCCCGCGGCGCGTCCTATACTTGTTTGGCAGATTCCGGGGCCTCAAAGAGATCCAACCTCTTTCGTTCCATGGATTTGAGTCAATCCTCCACCGATCCTGAACCGCGCGTTCGCCTGATTACCTGGCCGTTCGTGACGGCCGTTGTCATGCTGGGAGTCGGGGCGATCCTCGCCGGACCGGTAACGAGCTATCTGCGCGTCTCGCTGGTGAAAAAGCCCATTCCGCTTCGTGCGCCGCTGGCTTCGCTGGACGAAACCGCGCTCTTTCCGTACCGCGTGGTCCGGCGGGAACGCCTCGAGCCGACCATGATCGAGGAGTTGGGCACGGACGAGTACATCTACTGGGTACTGGAGGACACCAGTGTCGACCCGGCCAGCCCACTTCGCGTTGTGACGCTCTTCGTGACCTATTACACGGGCGGAAGCGATCTGGTACCGCACACGCCGGACGCCTGTTACCTGGGCTTCGGCTACCAGCCTGCGCAAGCCCACGAGAACAAGGAAATCGTCCTTCCCGATGGGCTGGCGGGAGAATCGGTGGTTCCCGTTCGGATCCTCACGTTCGTCAAAACGGCCGTTCACGGCGGAGAGCAGGTTTCCGTCGTGTACACGTTCCGTTGCAACGGCGAATATGTGGCCACTCGAGAGGGCGTGCGCCGGCGGGTCAACAACCCGCTGATCGAACACGCGTACTTCAGCAAGGTGGAGTTCAGTTTTCCGGCGGCGACGCGCGAGCAGCATCTGCTCAACGGCGGCAAGCTCCTGGAGCGGGTCCTGGGCGTTCTCGAGCGCGACCACTGGCCGATCTGGAACGAGTCGGAAAAACCCACCGCCGTCGAGGAAAAGAAACAAGCAGGGTAGGGTCCAGCAGCCCGAACTGCATGGATGAAGTCGTCATGAGCACGAAGCGTATCAACAAGTGGGCTGTTCTGGTTCTGACGCTGATCGTCTTCGGCGCATTGATGGTCACGGGTCTGATCATCATTCGCGAACTCAGCCGGCGTGATCCGGCGCATTTCGTGGCGCTGGCCGACGAAGCGGCGGACCACGGGCAGTGGCGCCAGGCGGGCGACTGGTACCTCCGGGCCCGGAAGGTGAGCGGCGACGCGGTGTACCTGCTGCCGCTGGGCGAGATGCGACTGAACGAGGGAAGCGTGGCGGAAGCCGTCGGGGCCTGGCAGGAAGCACTGGTCGAACGACCGGAGCTTGTCGAGGCACATCGCAAACTGCTGGATCTGCGTCTGGGGCTTGCTGATCTTTACGAGAACCTGGGCGACTGGCGGGAGGTCGCCCGCAGCGCAGCGGCCTTGCTCGACCTGGGAGAACGTCTGACCGACGCCGACCGGGCGTTTGCCGAGAATGCCCGCGGAAAGGCGCTGGTCAAGCTGGCGGGAGACGACCCGCGGAATACCGAGCTCGGATTGGCTGCGTTGACGGGCGCCGTGGAGCTCGCGCCGAAAAACGTCGAGTACGCGTCCGATCTGGCGGAGGCCATGATCGACGCCGGTCAACGAGACGAAGGTCTTGCGTTGCTCAAAAAGCGGATTGAACGGGCCGGCGAAGGCGAGGACGCTGCCCGAGCCGAGCTCGCTTATGCCCAGGCCTTGGCCACACCGCCCGGCGATGAGGAAACGCAGGACCGGGCACGCGCCCGCCGCCAGGAAGCGGTCGCGGCCTTCCGCCGGGCGCTCGAAGAAGCGGGAATTGACAGGGAGCTCCGCGCCGAGATCCTCACCGGGCAGGGTCGATTTCTCGTTCGCCAGTGGTCGCGATCGCGCCGCGGCAACACGGGACTGGGCTCGGCGGAAGAGCTGTTTCCCCAAGCGGAAAAGGCACTGCAGGAGGCGATCGCGGTCGCCCCGGAGCAGTACGGCGCTTATGTGCAACTCGCCCAGTTGTATCGTGCATCGCAGCGTCCGGCCGACGTGGTCAAGACCTGTGACGCGCGCTTGTCACTAGGTCTGGATCGACAGGGGCTCGAGGGCGCCCGAAACCGGGTGGCCACATTCAGCCTGCTGATCCTGGCATCGCAAGCCAGCGTCGATCTGGCCATCGATGCCATCACGGACAATCGTCCGGAGGATCGCCAGGCGTGGCTCGCTCGCGCCCGTGACTATGTCGATCGGGCGAGCGGTGAGTTCCCCAACCACCCCCGGGCGATCAGCCAACGTGGGCGAATTCTCCTGACGGAAGGAAATGACCGGGCGGCACTGGCGGACCTCCGCGAAGCCGACCAGCGCTACACCGCGGCCGGTCAGATGGACTGGGAAAACAAGATTATTCTGGCCCGGCTTCACCTTCGCCTTCGTGAACCCGGCGCAGCGAGAGACGTTCTCGAAGACGTCATGCCCATGGCCCGGGCACAGGGCGAATCGGGAACGATGCTCCTGTACGCGCGCAGCCTGATCGAGAGCAACGACATCGACAACCCGGAATTGACCTCCGTACTCTCCGAGGTGCTGCTGGCCGATCCGCAAAACACGGAAGCGCGTTCCCTCCAGGCGGCGCTGTTGGAGCGCCAGGGGCGTGTGGCACAGGCGATGGAGGTCTCGGGCGAGGGGCCTCAGGCCGTGTTGCTCAAGGCCAAGGATCTCGCGCTCCAGGGGAAACCGGACGAAGCCATCGAAACGCTTCTGGAAGGTACGCAAACCTACCCGACGAACGTTCAGTTGCTCTCCGTCGCGGCGTCCGAGTTGCTCGCCCGCAATCGCGGTAATGAAGCATCCGCTCTCGTGAAGAAGGCGCTGGAAGCCGCCCCGGACGATCGAACCTTGCAGCGTCTGGCCGTCGCCGTGCGGCAGGACCTGACGGACGAGCAGCGCCGGGATGCGTTCGTGGCACTTCTTCAAGAAGAGCCCGACGCGTTTCTGCGGGCATGGGGCCTGGGCGACGTGTACGCTCGAGCCGGCGAAAAGCAGAAGGCGCTGGAGGCGCTGCGCACGGCTCGTGAACACCTGCTCGCCAAGGACACGCCTTCGGCACAATTGGCTACGACGGCCCACCTGCGGGCGCTCTTGTTTTCGGAGGTGCGCCTGGCTCAGGAGATCGGCAACGACGAGGCGGCCAAGGAGGCCATCAAGGTCGCGAAAGAGACCAACGCGGACGGCGCCGAGGGACAGACACTCCTGGGGCTCTATTACATGCTGCGCAGCGAGAATGATCGCGCTATCGTGGCATTCACGGAAGCCCTGCGGTCGCAGAAAACCGATGTGGACGCCCTCACGAACCTGGGGATCTGCTACCAGCGGACCGGCCAGACCGATCGGGCACGCGATTATTTCGAACAGGCCGTGTCGGTGAATCCGCAGGCCGCCATTGCCCACAAAGCGCTGGCCGCGCTGGCCAAGAGCGCCGGCGACGACGAGGCATTCCGCAGGCATCTCGAGATGTGCGCCCGCCTGATGCCCGGCGATCCCTGGGTGCGCGAGGAGCTGCTCCTCCAACAGGAGGACAAGAACCCCAAGGCTGCCATCGCCCAGCGCGAAGCGCGCCTGGCCGATAAGCCCGACGACATCGCCAATATCGCGCGGCTCGCTTCGCTGCACGAGTCCGCGGGGCAGATCGATGAGGCGGCGAAGTACTACGATCGCCTTTTGTCATTGCGACCGGAAGATCGCAACGTCGTGATCGCCGCGGCAAAATTCTACCGCCGCGTGAATCGGCCCGACCGCGCCCTCGAAGTATCCCGGGCGTTCGTCGACCGGCAAACCGACCCGTCCGAACGGGCCAACGCCATGGTGCTTGTCGCTGCGCACCACCTTGGCGAGGGTGATGCCACCCAAGCCGAATCGGTCCTTCTGGCAGCGGCGGAGACGAAGCGAACATTCGAGGTCTGCCGCAGTCTGGGTGATCTGTATATGCGCGCTCTGGATCGCCCCGCCGAAGCTCTCAAATGGCTGGATCGGGCGGTGGAAATTGGGCGCGCGGAAGCCAATCCGGGGTTGAAAGACGTGCTTGCGGTGCGGATCGGATGCGTGCTATCCGGCGGTGAGAACCTGGAAAAGGCGCAGGAGTACGTCGATCAATATCGGCAGTCCTATCCGGATGATCCGCGCGGGATGCTCTGGCTGGCTGAGGTGGCATCCCGTCAGGGCC
This region of Phycisphaerae bacterium genomic DNA includes:
- a CDS encoding acetyltransferase, which produces MSNSATGPTVQASSKPRCVIFGAGGHGRVVLDILANMGTFEVVGFVDSNPRLEGRRIDGLPVLGRPDQLDHLRENHGLECAIVAIGDNGARRELADRAESLGLTLINAIHPSANLARNVSLGRNIVVAAGALVCAHCQIGDSAILNTGCIVDHESLIGTATHICPGARLAGRVTVESGAFVGIGATVIQSVRVGYEAIIGAGAVVVEDVAPMSTVVGVPARPIRMAQSSREAHRWLLPELARAQQIAQISHPAAADALSFPD
- a CDS encoding tetratricopeptide repeat protein, with the protein product MSTKRINKWAVLVLTLIVFGALMVTGLIIIRELSRRDPAHFVALADEAADHGQWRQAGDWYLRARKVSGDAVYLLPLGEMRLNEGSVAEAVGAWQEALVERPELVEAHRKLLDLRLGLADLYENLGDWREVARSAAALLDLGERLTDADRAFAENARGKALVKLAGDDPRNTELGLAALTGAVELAPKNVEYASDLAEAMIDAGQRDEGLALLKKRIERAGEGEDAARAELAYAQALATPPGDEETQDRARARRQEAVAAFRRALEEAGIDRELRAEILTGQGRFLVRQWSRSRRGNTGLGSAEELFPQAEKALQEAIAVAPEQYGAYVQLAQLYRASQRPADVVKTCDARLSLGLDRQGLEGARNRVATFSLLILASQASVDLAIDAITDNRPEDRQAWLARARDYVDRASGEFPNHPRAISQRGRILLTEGNDRAALADLREADQRYTAAGQMDWENKIILARLHLRLREPGAARDVLEDVMPMARAQGESGTMLLYARSLIESNDIDNPELTSVLSEVLLADPQNTEARSLQAALLERQGRVAQAMEVSGEGPQAVLLKAKDLALQGKPDEAIETLLEGTQTYPTNVQLLSVAASELLARNRGNEASALVKKALEAAPDDRTLQRLAVAVRQDLTDEQRRDAFVALLQEEPDAFLRAWGLGDVYARAGEKQKALEALRTAREHLLAKDTPSAQLATTAHLRALLFSEVRLAQEIGNDEAAKEAIKVAKETNADGAEGQTLLGLYYMLRSENDRAIVAFTEALRSQKTDVDALTNLGICYQRTGQTDRARDYFEQAVSVNPQAAIAHKALAALAKSAGDDEAFRRHLEMCARLMPGDPWVREELLLQQEDKNPKAAIAQREARLADKPDDIANIARLASLHESAGQIDEAAKYYDRLLSLRPEDRNVVIAAAKFYRRVNRPDRALEVSRAFVDRQTDPSERANAMVLVAAHHLGEGDATQAESVLLAAAETKRTFEVCRSLGDLYMRALDRPAEALKWLDRAVEIGRAEANPGLKDVLAVRIGCVLSGGENLEKAQEYVDQYRQSYPDDPRGMLWLAEVASRQGRAGEALTAISSFIEARPRDPYAHYLRASLYEMRGRAPAAIDDLEALKLIDPTAFGLAPRLRLADLYRQTGRETEWLGELESTASEPGDHPKVTEALIRAYLQVGRVADAERLVTAEINRAGTAASGSWYFLRSAVALRRGQIDRAISDARTAAERNNYAPASLVQAADVYLSSRRNAEGAEWLAAFAKRDGASAEVLSRWGRLLAGAGRNEDAVRALRMAMDRAVGESMDSVRVVTGDSMLAFGDAARAAEKFSSVPPSADLDRANDHLLSRLLHLAGRYEEADERLERLLAETTDDRRRGHLLAERGDLYQSADRWTDAVKAYEEALQYQPDNWIVLNNLAYVLSDRMGEHQRAVDYAEQAVRINPTADTLDTLGWARVQLGQFDSAIVTLRRALHFDAGQAVIHFHLGEALRRQARFLEARESLARAMDLAREDDDKAMQARIEESLARVDRSDSSS